A window of Blautia argi genomic DNA:
GCAGCTTCCATCGTAGGTGTGCTTACCGTATTAATCAGCTGGATTCCGGGCGTTGTCTTCCCGTTTGGAAACATCATTCCTGCAGGGTTGTTCCCGATTATCCCTTCTGCAGTGGCATACTTCCTGGTGAGCCTGCTGCCTCATTCTGAAAAAGCGAAATAAATCTTTCTTTGATTTTACATTACAGGAAAGCTAACTTTCCACAAACAAAAGACTCCGGGGCATGCACCCGCCCCGGAGTTTTTTTCTGTCTGTTTTTTACATTATCCCCGCTTCGCCCAGATAAAACCATGTCCGGGTATCCGCACATCTCTCATTTCCATGGATTTTCCTGTCAAAAGATTCTGATACACGCCCTCCTCCTGTATCCACGCAGTTTTGTCCTGACTGCTGAAATTAAAGATTCCGAAGAATTTCTCTCCGTTTCTTTCTCTCAGAATACAAAGTATGGAATCCTCATGCACATCATAAGTATACACATCAGCCTGTGCGTCAAACACCGGCTCCTGTCTGCGGATTTTCTCCAGTTTACCCAGACCTTTGAACAGTTTTCCCTCTACCGTATCCGGCTGATTCCGTTTTTCTGCCAAATCCCAGCAAAATGCTCCTCTGTGCAGATATCTGGAATCCTGACACTTTAACGGATTCTCCTTATAAGTGTAATCATTCACCTGACCGATTTCATCTCCACTATAGAGCATGGGAATCCCGGACTGGGTGAGCATATAGGCATGAAGCATCAGATCCAGTTCCACTGCCTTTTCTATTTTTTCCGGATTCTGTTCAAATCCTGCGCTCTCTACACCACACATGGAAGCCGTTGTTCCACAGAATCTGGCATCCTGTGTCACCGGGTCATCGTTATAAAGTTCTCCCCTGCTTACGCTGCCCTCATATTTCCCGGTAAAGAAATCATTTAAGTACCGTTTATGAGGAATTTCCTCCATTCCCCAGTCCTTCAGGGTATCGAAATCCAGTCCCCAGCCAATGTCGTCATGGCACCTCAGGTAATTGAGAAACGTATACTCCTTAGGCAGGGCATTCACCACGTCCATCTGCTTTTTCAGCAAGCGGATATCCTGTGTTGCCAGACTGTGCCAGGTGGTTGCCATGGTGGTTACGTTATAAAGCATATGACACTCCGGCTTTTCCACGGTTCCGAAATAAGGCGCCACCTTTTCCGGCTCCATCACCACTTCTCCCAGCAAAATCACACTGGGACACACAATCTCCCCGATAATCCGCATCATTCTCACAATGGTATGTACCTTTGGCAGATTTCTGCAGGAAGTCCCCAGTTCCTTCCAGATATAAGGCACTGCGTCAATGCGGATAATATCCATTCCCTGATTGGCAAGATACAGGAAATTATACATCATTTCATTAAAGACTCTGGGATTCTGATAATTCAGATCCCACTGGTACGGATAAAAGGTTGTCAGCACATAATGGTTTAATTCCGGCAGATAAGTAAAATTTCCCGGGGCAGTTGTGGGAAATACCTGCGGCACGGTTTCCTCATATTTCTTCGGTATCTCATCACTGTCATAAAAGAAATAACGGCTCATATACTCCCCGTCGCCCTGTCTGGCTTTCTTTGCCCATTCATGGTCTTCTGAGGTATGATTCATAACAAAATCCATACACACATTCATATTCTTTTTATGGCATTTTTCCGTAAGTTCTGCCAAGTCCTCCATGGTGCCAAGCTCCGGATTTACTTTCCGAAAGTCTGCCACTGCATATCCGCCGTCTGACCGCCCTTTGGGAGAATCCAGAAACGGCATGAAATGCAGGCAGTTGACATTGCAGGACTTCAGATAATCCAGCTTTTCCTCAACGCCCTTTAACGTTCCTGCAAAATTATCAATATAAAGCATCATACCCAGCATGTCGTTTCTCTTAAACCACTCCGGGTCTTCCTCCCGCTTTTTATCCCTGTTTTTCAGACTGACTTTTCTCGCCTTATAGTATTCATACATCTGACCGATCAGTTCTGCAAACATTTCTCCGTTCCCGTACAGTTCCATATAAAGCCATCTCAGCTCGTCCTCATATTTTTCCAGTCTTTTCCTGAAAACACCGTCATTCTTTTTCATTTTCATTCCACCCTGTCAAAATCCTCTCCACCGGACCACTCAGACTGTTCTCCAATCCATAGACTACATGGCTTATGACGTATTCTCCCTGATTTACAAAAATCTCGATGAGATTTCTATCCACCACAATGTCGAGTTCATATCGTCCCTGCAGCTTCGGTGTGCAGCTCACCAGTCTGTATTTTTCCATTCCTTCAAAAACCCGACTTCTGTCTGCCTTGATGCAGTCCTCTTCCACATAGATTTCATATCCGCCGATATCCAGCATTTCTCCATTTTCCAGAGTTGTCTTGATGCGAAACGGCTTGTTGTAATCTATCTGTGTTCTGTCAGAAACTTCCCTGGACAAATAGCGGTCTGCTTCCGGGTGCATACGGAAATAAACGTGTCCGTTCTGCAGTTCCATCACCCTTGGCGTACACATCATGCCGTTCCACACGCCCCTTTCGCCGTCCTCCTTTACAGGCAGCGGCATACGGAGCCAGCCTATCATCACCCGGTTTCCGTCCTTGTCTGCATTGGTCTGAGGCGCATACAAATCCAATCCGTAATCCACAAACTGATAGGAATCTGAAAGACTTAATCCACATTTCTCTTCCTGAAAATCCACCAGGGTGCAGATGGACTGACTGGTATACTCTGTATTCCCCGGCGTAATCTCCATAGGAGATGCCTGCAGCACATACTGTCCCTGAAGTTCAAACAAATCCGGGCATTCCAGAATGGTTCCAAAGTTCTTATGGCTGTACTGATTTGCATATTCCCAGTTTACACCGTCTGCACTTTTATAGAACAACACACGTCCCACCTTCCCGGATTTGGTGCTTCCCAGAACCATGTAATACCAGTCCCCGGATTTCCACACCTTGGGGTCCCTGGTATGGGTGGCGTCTGCCAGTTCTTCGTCCCGGATAACCGGCAGAATCTGTTTCTTTGCCCCCATATTATCAAAGGAAAATCCATCCTCTGAAATCACCATGGCCTGACTGGTTTCAAAAGCGTCATTTTTTGCATGATGAATGTCTTCCGCCTCTGTTTCCAGATATTTCACGGCTGAATAATACAGATACAATTTTCCGTCCTTTTCCAGGGCGCTTCCTGAAAACACCCCGTTTCGGTCATAGTCCTTTGAGGGATAAAGCGCCACGCCCAGATGTTCCCAGTGCAGCAAATCCTCGCTTACCGCATGTCCCCAATGCATGGTTCCCCATTGGGGAGCATATGGAAAATACTGATAAAACAAATGGTACTTTCCCTTATAATAAATAAATCCGTTGGGGTCATTAATCCAGTTTCCGGGCGCCCTTAAATGTAAAGTGTCTTTTATCATAACCAGATACTCCCTTTCCAAATGTTATTTCACTGCTCCTGCTACCACGCCGCTGATAATCTGTTTCTGCAGCACCACATACAGAATCAGAATCGGAATGACACAGAGCAGAAGTCCTGCCATAATGGTTCCGTAATCTGCTGAATACGTACCGTAAAAGCTATAAGTAGACAGCGGAAGAGTCAAAAGTTTCTTATCCGTCAGCACCAGAGAAGGCAACAGGAAATCATTCCAGAATGCCAGAGAATTCAGGATTGCCATGGTAGAAATAATAGGCTTTAACAGCGGAAAGACAATCTTAAAAAAGGTCTGAGCACGGGTACATCCGTCAATATATGCTGCCTCCTCCAAAGCTATGGGCATACTTCCCCTGATAAATCCATGGAACATAAACACAGACATGGCCATGGAAAATCCGGTATGCATAAAAATCAAGGTTACTCTGTGATTCAGTACATTTAAAGTACCGCCATAAATACTAACCAGCGGAATCATGATTGCCTGGAAAGGAATAATCATGGAAGCCACCATTAAAGAAAAGGTCAGCTTGGAAATCTTATTGTTATGACGCACAATATAATACGCCAGCATGGAAGCAAACAGAGTTACCAGCAAGGTAGCGCTCACGGTTACAATCAGAGAATTTCCGAAAGCACGGGGAAAGTCCATCTGGGTAAATGCTTTTACAAAGTTGTCAAAGGACAGCCCCTTAA
This region includes:
- a CDS encoding alpha-amylase family glycosyl hydrolase: MKKNDGVFRKRLEKYEDELRWLYMELYGNGEMFAELIGQMYEYYKARKVSLKNRDKKREEDPEWFKRNDMLGMMLYIDNFAGTLKGVEEKLDYLKSCNVNCLHFMPFLDSPKGRSDGGYAVADFRKVNPELGTMEDLAELTEKCHKKNMNVCMDFVMNHTSEDHEWAKKARQGDGEYMSRYFFYDSDEIPKKYEETVPQVFPTTAPGNFTYLPELNHYVLTTFYPYQWDLNYQNPRVFNEMMYNFLYLANQGMDIIRIDAVPYIWKELGTSCRNLPKVHTIVRMMRIIGEIVCPSVILLGEVVMEPEKVAPYFGTVEKPECHMLYNVTTMATTWHSLATQDIRLLKKQMDVVNALPKEYTFLNYLRCHDDIGWGLDFDTLKDWGMEEIPHKRYLNDFFTGKYEGSVSRGELYNDDPVTQDARFCGTTASMCGVESAGFEQNPEKIEKAVELDLMLHAYMLTQSGIPMLYSGDEIGQVNDYTYKENPLKCQDSRYLHRGAFCWDLAEKRNQPDTVEGKLFKGLGKLEKIRRQEPVFDAQADVYTYDVHEDSILCILRERNGEKFFGIFNFSSQDKTAWIQEEGVYQNLLTGKSMEMRDVRIPGHGFIWAKRG
- a CDS encoding glycoside hydrolase family 32 protein, which gives rise to MIKDTLHLRAPGNWINDPNGFIYYKGKYHLFYQYFPYAPQWGTMHWGHAVSEDLLHWEHLGVALYPSKDYDRNGVFSGSALEKDGKLYLYYSAVKYLETEAEDIHHAKNDAFETSQAMVISEDGFSFDNMGAKKQILPVIRDEELADATHTRDPKVWKSGDWYYMVLGSTKSGKVGRVLFYKSADGVNWEYANQYSHKNFGTILECPDLFELQGQYVLQASPMEITPGNTEYTSQSICTLVDFQEEKCGLSLSDSYQFVDYGLDLYAPQTNADKDGNRVMIGWLRMPLPVKEDGERGVWNGMMCTPRVMELQNGHVYFRMHPEADRYLSREVSDRTQIDYNKPFRIKTTLENGEMLDIGGYEIYVEEDCIKADRSRVFEGMEKYRLVSCTPKLQGRYELDIVVDRNLIEIFVNQGEYVISHVVYGLENSLSGPVERILTGWNENEKE
- a CDS encoding carbohydrate ABC transporter permease — translated: MKETKIGGTKKKITNILSMAVLLVLFVAYMFPFVMVVINSLKQKRDIIKSPFSWLFTIKGLSFDNFVKAFTQMDFPRAFGNSLIVTVSATLLVTLFASMLAYYIVRHNNKISKLTFSLMVASMIIPFQAIMIPLVSIYGGTLNVLNHRVTLIFMHTGFSMAMSVFMFHGFIRGSMPIALEEAAYIDGCTRAQTFFKIVFPLLKPIISTMAILNSLAFWNDFLLPSLVLTDKKLLTLPLSTYSFYGTYSADYGTIMAGLLLCVIPILILYVVLQKQIISGVVAGAVK